The Lewinellaceae bacterium nucleotide sequence CGAATTTTTGGATGGTAACCGTAAAGCCACGTGCCTGAAGTAATTTGGCCAGTGATGCAGAGATGATTCCTTTTCCGAGAGATGAAGTTACGCCGCCCGTAACAAAGATGTATTTCGCCATTAGAATTTGTATGTTTTGCTACGGAATGCAAAGGTAAACAATAAAAAGTTTAAAGTTTAAAGACTAAAGGCTAAAGTTTGAAAGGAAATTCAGGCTTATCCCTTTTTCTTTCGTCCTGGCCTTTTTTAACATTCCCGGGGGCCCCACTGCGCTACGCTGGTGGCCGGGCTATCCGCTGTCGCTCCTATCCCTGGCCCTGCTCGTCCCTGCGCCGCCCTTCGCTAAAACGCTCCGGCAAATTAACCAGGCAAGGCTAATCAAGACTGCAATTTCCAGTACTAAATCTTTCAATTATTTGTAAATCAAATCTTTGCACCTTCCACATATCTCTATTTATCCCAAACCATCTCAACATAAGTGAAGGAACAAAAATAAATTGAACCATTTTGCGGTAGACTCCCTTTTAGGGTCGGGGCGAGCGGGGCAATGGTTCAATTTATTTTGTCCACCTCCTTATCTCTATTTATCCCAAACCACCCCAATCCAACATTTTTACAACAATCCCAACCCTTGAAGCGTTTTTTATTTATCTTGCAAAATAACCATTCAGCTATGAAAAAAACGTTTGCCCTACTCGCCATAATTGCCATGACAATCGTCACCGCCTGTACTTTTACCCAAAAAATCCGGGACGGCAAAACAGCCTTTGAACGCAAACAATACGCCGTGGCGGAAAAATTGCTCAAAAAAGAATACGACAAGGCAGAGAGCCGTGTAGAAAAAGGCAAAATTGCCTTCCTGCTCGGAGAATCCTACAAATACCAGAACAAAAGTGACGCCTCCATCACCTGGTATGAAACAGCCTACAACAATCAGTTTGGATATGAGGCACAAAGGGAATTTGCCTATGCCCTCAAAAAAGCAGAACGCTACGGGGAGGCCGCCATCGCCTTCAAGGATCTCGGTTTGGAGATCGGCAGTCCTTATGAGTACCGAAGGGAAATATCCGCCTGCCAGATCGCCGAAGGGTGGAAAAAGATCAAAAACCCGGAATACAAAATTTCCCTTCCGGATTTCAATTCAGGAGGGGCCGATTATGCGCCCGCTTTTTACGGCGACAATACCCTTGTTTTTACCTCCGACCGCAAAACGAGCACCGGAGAAGATACCTACAACTGGACCGGCAACGAGTTTTCCGACCTCTTCAAAGTGGATCTTTCCACCAATACGGTGACCAACTTCGATCCTCTTTTGAATTCTGAACACAATGAAGGCACCATTACCTTCAACGGAGATTTTACCGAAGCCGTTTTCAGCCGTTGTTACGGCGAAAAATTCGAGGATGACTATTGTAAATTGATGTTCACGACCCGCCAGAACGGCGCCTGGTCGGAACCCTTGCCCCTGCCTTTCCAGGAACCTTCCATCAATTACGGGCAGCCCAGCCTTTCCAAAGACGGCAAAACCCTGCTGTTTGTAGCGGAACATCCCGACGGGTGGGGAGGCACAGATATCTGGATCACCGAAAAAAATGACCTCGGCGAATGGGGCGAACCCAGCCTCATGTCGCGCAGCATCAATACCATTGGCAACGAAGCCTTCCCCTATCTCGATGAAGATACCCTCTATTTTTCCTCTGACTTCCACCAGGGCATGGGCGGACTCGACATTTTCAAGACTTACAAACTCAACACCGGCGGCTGGTCGCCTGCATTCAACCTGAAACCACCGATCAATTCCGGCTACGATGATTTCGGCTTCATCGTCGATTATACTTCCGCCCGGCCGAAGGATGTACTCCAGACCGGTTATTTCACGTCCACCCGACCCGACCTCGGGATCGGCGGAGATGATATTTTTAAATTTGAAAAACGAAAGCAGGAAGAAATAATCGCGGTAGTGCCCGAAGAGGTGGATTACAAAATGTCGCTGGACGTTTATGTATTGGAAAAAATCTATGCCGAAACGGGCAACCCCAACAGTGCGGTACTGGGTCGAAAGCCGCTTGACGGGGCCACCCTTAAAATCACCATCGGCCAGCGCAAACAAAACATCACCATCGATGAAAGCGGATTGTACTCCCTGGACCTGGCCGATGATACCGATTACCAGTTCCTCGCCGAAAAGCAAGGGTTCCTGAGCAGTCAATCCCGCTTCACCACCAAAGGCATCGGCAAAGACCCCAACAACCCGGTAAGAAAATTCGAACTGGAAATCGTGCTCGACAAAGTATACGCCAATACCGAAATCGTCCTCGAAAACATCTACTACGATTTCGACAAATGGAACCTCCGCACCAGCGCCAAAGCCACCCTCGATGTCCTGGCCCAAACGCTGAGCCTCAACCCGCGCATCACCATCGAACTCGGCTCCCATACCGACTGCCGTGGCAATCCGCGTTACAACCAGGAACTCTCCCAACGCCGGGCCCAGGCCGCCGTGGATTACCTCATCTCCAAAGGCATCGACGGCTCCCGCCTCATCGCCACCGGTTTCGGAGAAAACAAACTGGCCATCGACTGTGTCTGCAGCCAATGCACCGAAGAAGAGCACCAAATCAACCGCCGCACGACGTTCAAGGTGATTGA carries:
- a CDS encoding OmpA family protein — translated: MKKTFALLAIIAMTIVTACTFTQKIRDGKTAFERKQYAVAEKLLKKEYDKAESRVEKGKIAFLLGESYKYQNKSDASITWYETAYNNQFGYEAQREFAYALKKAERYGEAAIAFKDLGLEIGSPYEYRREISACQIAEGWKKIKNPEYKISLPDFNSGGADYAPAFYGDNTLVFTSDRKTSTGEDTYNWTGNEFSDLFKVDLSTNTVTNFDPLLNSEHNEGTITFNGDFTEAVFSRCYGEKFEDDYCKLMFTTRQNGAWSEPLPLPFQEPSINYGQPSLSKDGKTLLFVAEHPDGWGGTDIWITEKNDLGEWGEPSLMSRSINTIGNEAFPYLDEDTLYFSSDFHQGMGGLDIFKTYKLNTGGWSPAFNLKPPINSGYDDFGFIVDYTSARPKDVLQTGYFTSTRPDLGIGGDDIFKFEKRKQEEIIAVVPEEVDYKMSLDVYVLEKIYAETGNPNSAVLGRKPLDGATLKITIGQRKQNITIDESGLYSLDLADDTDYQFLAEKQGFLSSQSRFTTKGIGKDPNNPVRKFELEIVLDKVYANTEIVLENIYYDFDKWNLRTSAKATLDVLAQTLSLNPRITIELGSHTDCRGNPRYNQELSQRRAQAAVDYLISKGIDGSRLIATGFGENKLAIDCVCSQCTEEEHQINRRTTFKVIE